A genomic region of Dactylococcopsis salina PCC 8305 contains the following coding sequences:
- the serS gene encoding serine--tRNA ligase, which yields MLDIKRIRQEPEVVEKLLKRRDTGYDVQEILKLNEAQRNLEGERSRLQARSNEISKEIGQKIKSGLSPDSEEIQKIKTESNQIKQRLSELEPQEKDLKNQIKTLLLSLPNLPSETTPVGKDETENVETRRWGDEYIPENSEAILPHWEIGEKLGILEFTRAVKVAQSRFVNLIGMGAALERALITFMLDRQIAAGYLEVSPPVLINSQSLTGTGQLPKFAEESFQCQGDDLWLAPTAEVPVTNLYRDEVLDASQLPIYHCAYTPCFRREAGSYGKDTRGLIRLHQFNKVELVKLVRPENSATEHEALVANAEAILQALKLPYRVLELCTGDLGFGAAKCYDLEVWLPSSQTYREISSCSNFVDFQARRANIRFKEGNKKGTDFVHTLNGSGLAIGRTMAAILENYQQPDGTVKVPDVLQSYLKQEVIKK from the coding sequence GTGTTAGATATTAAACGCATTCGTCAAGAACCAGAAGTGGTAGAGAAATTATTAAAACGGCGAGATACAGGATATGATGTGCAAGAGATTCTGAAATTAAATGAAGCACAAAGAAATTTAGAAGGAGAGCGATCGCGCTTACAGGCTCGAAGCAACGAAATTAGTAAAGAAATCGGTCAAAAAATTAAATCGGGGCTTTCTCCAGATAGCGAAGAAATTCAGAAGATTAAAACCGAAAGTAATCAGATTAAACAGCGACTGAGTGAGTTAGAACCTCAAGAAAAAGACTTAAAAAATCAAATCAAAACCTTACTTTTATCGCTGCCCAATCTTCCCAGTGAAACCACACCAGTAGGAAAAGATGAAACCGAAAATGTAGAAACGCGACGTTGGGGAGATGAATATATTCCCGAAAATTCTGAGGCAATTTTACCCCATTGGGAAATCGGAGAAAAACTAGGAATTTTAGAATTTACTCGCGCCGTAAAAGTGGCGCAAAGTCGCTTTGTCAACCTTATTGGGATGGGTGCGGCGTTAGAAAGAGCGTTAATTACTTTCATGCTCGATCGACAAATTGCGGCAGGATATTTAGAAGTTAGTCCTCCTGTTTTAATTAATAGTCAATCTCTCACGGGAACGGGACAATTGCCTAAATTTGCAGAAGAGAGTTTTCAATGTCAAGGGGATGATTTATGGTTAGCACCAACAGCAGAAGTTCCAGTTACGAATTTATATCGAGATGAAGTTTTAGACGCATCCCAATTACCCATTTATCATTGTGCTTATACTCCCTGTTTTCGCAGAGAAGCAGGAAGTTATGGTAAAGATACCAGAGGATTAATTCGTCTCCATCAATTTAATAAAGTGGAATTAGTGAAACTGGTTCGTCCCGAAAATTCTGCCACTGAACATGAGGCATTAGTTGCTAATGCAGAAGCAATTTTACAAGCATTAAAACTGCCTTATCGAGTGCTAGAATTATGTACAGGTGACTTGGGATTTGGGGCGGCAAAATGTTATGATTTAGAAGTTTGGTTGCCCTCTTCTCAAACCTATCGAGAGATTTCCAGTTGTTCTAATTTTGTCGATTTTCAAGCCCGACGCGCTAATATTCGATTCAAAGAAGGGAATAAGAAAGGAACGGACTTTGTGCATACTTTAAATGGGTCTGGGTTGGCGATCGGGCGCACAATGGCAGCAATTTTAGAAAACTATCAACAGCCAGATGGTACAGTAAAAGTCCCTGATGTTTTGCAGTCTTACCTCAAGCAAGAGGTGATCAAAAAATAG
- a CDS encoding response regulator transcription factor → MSDTEPTKLLLVDDEPSLREAVEAYLEDEGFIVKVASNADEGWEFMEQETPDLVITDIMMPRVDGYQFLEKLRDDPRYKGLPVILLTAKGMTSDRIKGHNAGCDAYLSKPFDPDELVAIVKNLLSRRETVNNTSENNTDLGAIAQQIAEIKTLLGQQGNFKTTPSPIKIDLTPREQSILNLVAEGLMNKEIARRLETSVRNVEKYVSRLFSKTGTNSRTELVRFALKHGLTDIG, encoded by the coding sequence ATGAGCGATACAGAACCAACAAAGTTATTATTAGTTGATGATGAACCGAGCTTGCGAGAAGCCGTAGAAGCCTATTTAGAGGATGAAGGTTTTATTGTCAAAGTCGCCAGTAATGCGGATGAGGGATGGGAGTTCATGGAACAGGAAACGCCTGATTTAGTCATTACTGACATTATGATGCCGCGAGTGGATGGTTATCAATTCTTGGAGAAATTACGGGATGATCCGCGTTACAAAGGATTACCTGTGATTCTTCTCACCGCTAAGGGCATGACCAGCGATCGAATTAAAGGGCATAATGCGGGTTGTGATGCTTATCTGTCTAAACCCTTTGATCCAGACGAGTTGGTGGCGATCGTCAAAAACCTGTTATCCCGTCGGGAAACGGTAAATAATACCAGTGAAAATAATACAGATTTAGGCGCGATCGCGCAACAGATCGCAGAAATTAAAACTTTACTTGGACAACAGGGAAACTTCAAAACAACACCAAGTCCGATTAAAATTGATCTCACCCCTAGAGAACAAAGTATCCTGAATTTAGTTGCCGAAGGGTTAATGAATAAAGAAATCGCCCGCCGCTTAGAAACCAGTGTCCGCAATGTGGAAAAATATGTCAGCCGTTTATTTAGTAAAACGGGAACGAATAGTCGCACGGAGTTAGTTCGATTTGCGTTAAAACATGGTCTTACCGATATTGGTTAG
- the tnpB gene encoding IS200/IS605 family element RNA-guided endonuclease TnpB, translated as MLRATKVRIYPTKEQEQHLAKSFGCYRFLWNYSLNLTNETYKATGKGLNRFAIQKEIKKLKQEYEWLKEPYSQCLQLVALNLSRAFINFFEGRASFPNFKAKHRKQSITYPQNVSLVDNGLKFPKMGVVYAKIHKEIEGTIKSVTVSLNCQGHYYASILTEDGKEIPEQSSEGKAIGIDLGINHFAITSDGSKFENPKWLEKHEKNLKAKQKRLSRRQKGSNNRNKTRKQVARVHKKIADCRLDFHHKLSRRIVDENQVICVENLAVKNMVKNHNLAKAISQVGWGQFCTMLKYKAEWEGKVYQEIDRFFPSSKTCHVCLNQVRSLTLDVRNWQCEKCRTNHDRDINAAINIKEEGLRILTSGTGVTAYRPDVSRDSRGRKTSTVSQSVG; from the coding sequence ATGTTGAGAGCAACTAAGGTTAGAATCTATCCGACAAAAGAGCAAGAACAGCACTTAGCTAAGAGCTTTGGGTGTTATCGCTTTTTGTGGAATTACTCGCTCAACTTGACTAATGAAACTTATAAAGCAACGGGAAAAGGTCTAAACCGATTCGCTATTCAGAAAGAAATAAAAAAACTAAAACAAGAATACGAATGGCTTAAAGAACCTTATTCTCAATGCTTACAATTAGTGGCTCTCAACTTATCTCGTGCTTTCATCAATTTCTTTGAAGGTCGTGCTTCTTTCCCTAACTTCAAGGCTAAACATCGTAAACAATCAATTACTTATCCTCAAAATGTTTCTTTAGTTGATAATGGCTTAAAGTTCCCAAAAATGGGAGTTGTTTATGCCAAAATCCACAAAGAAATTGAGGGGACAATTAAAAGTGTTACGGTGTCTCTAAATTGTCAGGGTCATTATTATGCTTCAATTTTGACAGAAGATGGGAAAGAGATTCCTGAACAATCCAGTGAAGGAAAAGCTATTGGGATTGATTTAGGAATCAATCATTTCGCGATTACCAGCGATGGGTCTAAATTCGAGAATCCCAAATGGTTAGAGAAACACGAGAAAAACCTAAAAGCAAAACAAAAACGTTTATCTAGGAGACAGAAAGGTTCTAACAATCGAAATAAAACTAGAAAGCAGGTTGCCAGAGTTCATAAAAAGATTGCTGATTGTCGGTTAGATTTTCATCACAAGCTATCACGCAGGATAGTTGACGAAAACCAAGTTATTTGCGTTGAAAATTTAGCTGTCAAAAATATGGTTAAAAACCACAACCTAGCTAAAGCGATTAGTCAAGTAGGTTGGGGTCAATTTTGTACCATGTTGAAATATAAAGCAGAATGGGAAGGGAAAGTGTATCAAGAAATTGATCGTTTCTTCCCTAGCTCTAAGACTTGTCATGTATGTCTAAATCAAGTAAGAAGCCTGACCCTTGATGTTAGAAATTGGCAGTGTGAAAAGTGTAGAACTAATCACGACAGAGACATAAATGCTGCCATCAATATAAAAGAAGAAGGACTGCGTATTTTGACCTCTGGAACGGGGGTGACCGCCTATCGCCCAGATGTAAGTCGAGATAGTAGGGGTCGTAAGACTTCTACTGTGTCGCAGTCTGTTGGGTAG
- a CDS encoding FAD-dependent oxidoreductase: MMLRRFLPIFSLFLTITNVPTSAFASPPPDETVTCDIFVAGGGLAGAASAYEGLLAGKTVCVTELTDWLGGQISSQGTSALDERSTQRQLLYYPRGYLELRNRIQKFYDGDLNPGDCWVSASCFIPADAHQILTEQLLAAEKEGNGTLKWFPSTVVKALNRNATGNIITSVTAIQHQPATGAPPLNTNPLSETIEDWYRYEDSDRFEKTIIRFIAKASNWYVIDATETGELVGLSDVPYGLGIDPRSYLEPSSASETGDPYCTQGFTYTFAMEATETPQFHPEPPFYEKYEPYYSYELERLASFDLVFTYRRIWSPEAGERDRFGGIGFTVPTVGDISMQNWTWGNDYRPGTEKDNLIYTREQLEANGQLAPDGWQGGLRVETLGYGEEHALGFFHWLVAGTTDSQLGEGVKEPHPNYKFLSGLDSPMGTEHGLSKYPYMREGRRIIGRSGYGYPDGFTVSEVDISRKDYTDPYYQEVLSEEAYQNLQQEVAGRDTFDVIMGETGKNRTRSRIYPDSVGIAHYAIDFHPCMTEHPPEKPGNTEKEGERRGAGLPYPFQIPLRALIPQEIDNFLIAGKSIATSHIAAAAYRVHSFEWSSGVAAGTTAVFALDNDLFPYQLVDEQLIKEKQLQELRQLLEANGNPTTFPNTSIFNNDWQDWR, encoded by the coding sequence ATGATGTTACGGCGTTTTCTTCCGATTTTCTCCCTTTTTCTGACCATTACTAATGTTCCCACTTCTGCTTTCGCTTCCCCTCCTCCCGATGAAACGGTCACTTGTGATATTTTTGTCGCGGGTGGGGGGTTAGCTGGTGCTGCTAGTGCTTATGAAGGGCTTTTAGCAGGAAAAACGGTCTGTGTTACGGAATTGACTGACTGGTTAGGGGGACAAATTTCCTCTCAAGGAACATCAGCGTTGGATGAACGATCGACCCAGCGTCAGTTATTATATTATCCTCGTGGCTATTTAGAATTACGGAATCGCATTCAAAAGTTTTATGATGGAGACTTAAACCCTGGAGACTGTTGGGTGAGTGCGTCTTGTTTTATTCCAGCTGATGCCCATCAAATTTTAACAGAACAATTATTGGCAGCAGAAAAGGAAGGAAACGGAACATTAAAGTGGTTTCCCTCAACGGTGGTGAAAGCATTAAACCGAAATGCAACGGGAAACATCATTACCAGTGTTACCGCTATTCAACATCAACCAGCGACAGGGGCACCGCCATTAAATACGAATCCCCTTTCCGAAACGATCGAAGACTGGTATCGTTATGAAGATTCCGATCGATTCGAGAAAACCATCATCCGTTTTATTGCCAAGGCTAGTAACTGGTATGTCATCGACGCAACCGAAACTGGGGAATTAGTGGGATTAAGTGATGTTCCCTACGGTTTAGGAATTGATCCGCGATCGTATTTAGAACCTTCTTCCGCCAGTGAAACAGGTGATCCTTATTGTACCCAAGGCTTCACTTATACCTTTGCCATGGAAGCGACGGAAACGCCACAATTTCATCCTGAACCGCCTTTTTATGAAAAATACGAACCCTACTACAGTTATGAGTTAGAAAGACTCGCCAGTTTTGATTTAGTCTTTACCTATCGTCGCATCTGGAGTCCAGAAGCAGGAGAAAGAGACAGATTTGGCGGGATTGGTTTTACCGTTCCCACAGTGGGAGACATTTCCATGCAGAATTGGACATGGGGGAATGATTATCGTCCAGGAACGGAAAAGGATAATTTAATTTATACTCGTGAACAACTCGAAGCTAATGGACAGTTAGCCCCAGATGGTTGGCAAGGGGGATTACGGGTGGAAACCTTGGGCTATGGAGAAGAACACGCTTTGGGCTTTTTTCATTGGTTAGTAGCGGGAACAACCGACTCGCAACTGGGAGAGGGAGTAAAAGAACCTCATCCGAATTACAAATTTTTAAGCGGTTTAGACTCGCCTATGGGAACGGAACATGGATTGTCTAAATACCCTTATATGCGGGAAGGACGGCGCATTATCGGTCGATCGGGTTATGGCTACCCTGATGGGTTTACCGTCTCGGAGGTGGATATTTCTCGCAAGGATTACACTGATCCCTATTATCAAGAAGTTCTTTCCGAGGAAGCGTATCAAAACTTACAACAGGAAGTAGCGGGACGAGATACCTTTGATGTCATCATGGGAGAAACAGGGAAAAATCGAACCCGATCGCGCATTTATCCCGATTCTGTGGGGATTGCTCATTACGCGATCGACTTCCATCCCTGTATGACAGAGCATCCACCAGAAAAACCAGGGAATACAGAAAAAGAAGGAGAAAGACGCGGCGCTGGACTCCCCTATCCCTTTCAAATTCCTTTAAGAGCCTTAATTCCCCAAGAAATTGATAATTTTCTCATCGCTGGTAAAAGTATCGCCACCAGCCACATCGCAGCCGCCGCCTATCGCGTCCATTCCTTTGAATGGTCATCAGGAGTCGCCGCCGGGACCACTGCGGTTTTTGCTTTAGATAATGATCTGTTTCCCTACCAGTTAGTCGATGAACAATTGATCAAAGAAAAGCAATTACAAGAATTACGTCAGCTTTTAGAAGCCAATGGTAATCCCACCACTTTTCCCAACACTTCCATTTTTAATAACGATTGGCAAGACTGGCGGTGA